Proteins encoded by one window of Clostridium perfringens:
- a CDS encoding biotin--[acetyl-CoA-carboxylase] ligase: MSVKESVLKILEENRERSISGEELAKHLSVSRAAIWKAIKSLRGEGYNISAVTNRGYQLTKDNDLISAEGIKIFLNPKYRENYIRVYKTIDSTNQEAKKLLMDNDIPHGTILIAEEQTAGRGRFQRKFFSPSNKGIYMSVILRPNIELSKAIHITTSAAISVCRAIETLTKKRPKIKWVNDIFLDDKKICGILTEATGNFESGRVENVVVGIGVNFKTDSKDFPEDIKNIAGSIFGGEKPTITRNQLVAEILNELFELCENLEDKSIMTEYRILSLVLGKEVSFLKNNKLNKGLAIDITDEGALVVKYENGEIEYLNSGEVSVKTLNK, encoded by the coding sequence ATGTCGGTTAAAGAGTCAGTACTTAAGATTCTAGAAGAAAATAGGGAGAGAAGTATATCAGGAGAAGAATTGGCTAAACATTTATCAGTTTCTAGGGCAGCTATATGGAAGGCTATAAAATCCTTAAGGGGAGAGGGCTACAATATTTCTGCTGTTACCAATAGAGGATATCAATTAACAAAGGATAATGACTTAATATCAGCAGAGGGAATAAAAATATTTTTAAATCCTAAATACCGTGAAAACTATATAAGGGTGTATAAAACTATAGATTCAACTAATCAAGAAGCTAAGAAGCTTTTAATGGATAATGATATACCACATGGAACCATATTAATTGCAGAGGAACAAACAGCAGGTAGGGGGAGATTTCAAAGAAAGTTCTTTTCACCTTCTAACAAAGGGATATATATGAGTGTTATTTTAAGACCTAACATAGAACTTTCAAAGGCCATACATATAACAACCTCAGCAGCCATATCTGTTTGTAGGGCAATAGAAACATTAACTAAAAAAAGACCTAAAATAAAGTGGGTTAATGATATATTTTTAGATGATAAAAAAATTTGCGGCATATTAACAGAGGCAACAGGAAACTTTGAGAGTGGAAGAGTTGAGAATGTTGTTGTTGGAATTGGGGTAAATTTTAAAACTGATTCAAAGGATTTCCCTGAAGATATAAAAAATATTGCAGGATCAATATTTGGAGGAGAAAAGCCAACTATTACTAGAAATCAGTTAGTTGCTGAGATTTTAAATGAACTTTTTGAATTATGTGAAAATCTAGAGGATAAAAGCATAATGACAGAGTATAGAATTTTATCTTTAGTATTAGGAAAAGAAGTAAGTTTTTTAAAGAACAATAAGCTGAATAAAGGATTGGCTATTGATATTACTGATGAGGGAGCTTTAGTTGTTAAGTATGAAAATGGTGAAATAGAATACTTAAATTCAGGTGAAGTATCAGTAAAAACATTAAATAAGTAA